CAGCCTCAGAAGCAGTGGCTGCTCCCTCTGAGCCTGTAGAGAAGATAAATGGTTTCACCTCTTCTGGCTCAATGAGCTTGAACTCCATCCCTCTACCAGTCCAGGCAATGAAGTGGGAATTGGTCGGATCGTCCAATAAAGCCACAAGAAATTGCCAGAGCTGGAGAGATCCCCGTCTCTGGTATTGAGGTCCTTCCCGGTATCCTCCGGCTTCCTGCTTGATGTCTCCTGCTAAGAACAAGCAAGGTGTTCATAAGGATAACAGTGCAAAAACAGTTgccaaaaaaaagcacatttcatAACTATTTACCTGGAATATTTCAGTTCACATAAAACAGAGCGGCCAATTCACCAGCAGCTCTTCCAAGAGGAGCTCTGATGAACCTCGCAATGATGCTACTTATGCTAGAAGGCCTGACTGCTGCTAAAAAAGCTCAAGAAATGGTATACCAAAAAGCCAGGTATGACCCACAGCTAACACACCTGCAAGAACACAGTGTAATGAACTATGCAGAGTGGTCAAGTGGCTAGCAAAGATGCTGGATAACCCTATCTTACACCCAAACTGGAAGCCATTCTTCCTCAGACCTTCAAATTTTTCTGGAACAACACAGACATCATCAGTAAAGGTCCTCGTCTGCTTGTCGTAGCTGCAGCCTGAAAGAGAAGGCAACACAGGCAGTCACCGACAAAGACAGGGCAGTACCGGAGGGCAATGCAATGCAGGGAGATGACGACAGTCGCCTGGTTTCTTACCTAATATGTCTTCTGTGTTTGAATGACTTGGATAACTCTCAACATTTATGTACATGGAAGGACAGCCAGGAACATCTACAGAACAATTAACAagctaatttaatttaaaagcacaggagGCAGAATGACCTTGCTCTCCAGAGGTGGATAAGTGCAGCTGTCTAACCAATGTCCCCTTAGGGCCCTCCCGAAGGCTTAGTGCCAGACTGATAACTTTTCATGTCTCAGCCATCCCACCACAACCTCGTCTTCGTCATGCTTCCAATCATTAATCACACTAGGAAATTTTTGCGGTACGATCGCGTGGCTTCCTTCAGAGTAGCCCGGATAGCCAGTCAGTCACCTATACACCACGTTAAAACAAAATCTTGGGCAATAGGCTGAAGTTGTATGACACCTCTCCCCCAGCCTAGTTTAAGACAGCTATGCACTCTGCTACCGTCCTCACAGGTGAGCAGGCATTACATTTTTCCAGGTGTACTATGGTGATGTTAATGGAGAGCCGCAGCACCCAAATGTTCACTGAAGCCAGTGTCTCACAAAAGCCATTTCAGATGTCTTAAGTCACCCTGGCATTTTCACATCGCGATAGGGCGTTCTCACAACAGTTGagaaaacataaaggaaaagaTAACCTGAGTTCGAAAACAGAATCTTTTCATGACCTCTGTGCAGCCTATATTGTTGCCTGGACACTGCAATTTGTCTCCTGTATCTTATTTTCCGAGTCTTGCATTTTCTGAACCAAACCTGTGTTCCATCCGCAGCCGACATGGAAGCTTTGGAAAGATTCACCTTACATTTCCCTCATACTCTCATGTAAAGCCACTGCTTCAGCAGATATTCTGCTGTTACTAAGGGCAGAAGGGTACCCTGAGCTGACAGCCTGTGTGTTATTACAATCGTAAACTACTCTCACAAAAAGCATTCTTCCGGGTTTGCACATTTTCTTCACCTCTCTGGACAGAAGGACCCAGTAAAAGTGTAATATCAGCATAGCCACAGCGGTGTGTTCTAAACCCTCATAGgagctttttatttatgtatttatttctgctaaAGGAAACAATTCAAAATGCCCATTAAAATACCAGGAAACCAGAAGTAACATTCGCTCTAGAAGAGGGTATTGTAATGTCAAGGCAGCAAGTCTTTagacaggctgaaaaaaagatttattaaaagatgctgaaaaaataagatttaactCTTGTGGAAAAATAAGAGGACTACCCGATTGACCTGGTATCTAGAGAGCTATTTTTGGaattataaactttttttctcctgtgatcCTCTGAAATCTCTGTCTGCGCTGTGTGCCCTGTTTGTATGGGGATTATTAGCAGGTGGAGGCTGCACTACGGAGGCGCGGAGCAGCACGCCGGCACTGAGCTGAGTCAGCCCAGACCCGGCTCTGCGCTTGTGCCTGGCACCGAAATTGGCCAGCTTATTGTTAGCCCCCCAAGTCTCTTTAGGCTGTTTTAGTTTTAGACTCTTAGATCTGTTTGTCAGCGCAAAGCTGGTTTTGCATGGTAAACTCCAAAAATGGGGCATCAGCTCTCTCTGTGACCTCCTGCAGCGAGTTTCCAGTTGGTGTCGGCTGCCGGTGAGGGGCTTCAGCGGTGAGAGCTGAGACCCaccagctgggcagggagagctgcatCTGTGTCTCCGTTTTGCGAATTAAATTcttctgcctccagccagggaAAAAGCACCGGGCCGGGCAGTGCCGTGAGCTGCAGCTCAGGGCTGCGCTGTGCAACCCCTGCGCCCGGAGCAGCCTTCCTCCGCCAGCGCCTGGAGGTCCCCCCTGCTGCAGGGATCTGAGGCCGTTTTTCTGGACAAGCTCCAAGATATTGGATTCCATCCTTTCTGCTGCTATTTGCAGAATGTTTTCACGATAATTTCTTCAAAGCTGACCTCACTTCTCTCCCTTTCTACGACCTCCGAGCTCATGCATCGCCTTGAAGACAAAAACTCCCTGTGAAACTGGGACAGCCCTTTTCGCCATTTCTGATGGTGCGAGTGGGCTAATTATGAATTTTGAGGGTCTCCCCAATGGctatttatggaaaaaaaatgtctgccTTTAATGTGGTTTGAATGGCCTTAACACCACCTTCTAGCTCCTGTATCTTGTTAAAGCTTTCCACTATCTACCAGAAAGTGCTTCTCAGAACGCGTTACAGAAAGTGAATGTCCCAGCCTTCTCTTGGGTGCAGTAAACGGGCAGAACTGTTCGCATTTCCTGCTACACAGCCAGTTTCCCCGACCACACATGCTCCTGAAGATGAAGTGATACTGTGTGAAAGCCCAGAGACCAGCAGTGTTCACCCAGGAGGCTGCTCACCCCTGCTGGTGCCTGGTTCACGTGGTCAGGAAGAGCTAGTTCTGCCTACCTGAGTCAAACACGTGGTCCACCTGCTCCTGCTTGATCACCACAGCTGCTGGGTACTgatggctgctgcctgccccgctTGCTTGCTCATACTGTGGGTCATGGTACTCCTGTTTGAAGCCCTGATGCGGGTACTGGAGGCAGGGCTCGGGCATCTGGCGCTGGTAGGCAATGGGGTCTTCCTGGGCCATTccctgggaggaagggaaggaacgGCACATCTCCACAGGTGGCTGATACGCAGAGCTAGAAGAGGGGAGAGGACATGGGATGGCTGCTTTCTTGGTCCTGGTGCAGGGCTGGTCGGGGGACAGAAAACTCCTCAGCCTCAGCCAGTTACTAGGGCGGTAGGAACTGCACGCATAGCTGGGGCAAGGAAGGGACCCCAGCGAAAGGTGTTTCCAAGGGCAGCTTGGAAACAGAGCCCATCATTCACAAAATCTGACGGGCTTAAGGTTATAGACTTCTTCAGGCAGCAGTGGTGGGTCCCAGGTACTTTGGATGGGGGTGATCCTGTGATTGCTCGAAACTGAGCACTTTAACCTGGATGCTGCAGCCCCTCCTCCCTGAATCACCAAGGAGGGCAATCCTTCTTGCCAGTGGCTGCCTCCTCCTGGCAGTAACTCACCTGTTTTTGTTGAGGTATCCGCAGCTGGATGTAGGGTGGGGTGGCCCCGCAGGGGTCAGGAAGCTCCTGTCCTGTCTAGGGAACTGTTGGAGCGGTGACTGTATCGGGGGTCCTGGGTTGGGGGACTTGATTCCAGCTTGTCTGGGTTGATCATAGGCACTGGGACAGTCAAACAGATATTGGAGAATTACAGTTCTCCGAGAAGAACTTGTggcagcacctggggagaaCGCGTCGCAGGCAGACACGCTGTCTGCCACCTAGGCCAGAAACCTCCCAGCATCAGCTCCTTCCTTTCTGATTATTAGTTGCCCCCATGCACAATAGCCATAAACCTTCAAGCAGAAAACTGGAGAAGGTGTCTGCGCTGAAGAAGCCGCGCTGTAACTCAAGCAAatagctggggctgggggcagtggTGTCAGGGAGCAAATTGTGGGACAGATTTTGGAAAGCAATGGGGGGAGAGAGGCATGTGACAGATGTCAAGACTGCTCTCTGCATCAGGACACTGAGGGACAGCTCTAGGAGCAGGAAAGAAGAGGGAAGCCCAGAACCGCCCTACACAGGTCTGAGCTCTCCAGTGCAATAAATGGCAGCCTGCCGTTAATTAACCCACCAGTTAATTTGTACCGCAGCCCGTGTGCACTGCCCTTACCCAGCAGACAGAGCAGGTTGTTGTCATAACGCTTCGTTATTAGATAACGCAGTAGCACTGGGTTTCATAAGAGCTGCCGTCCCTCCCCTGTGTGAGCTGTGTTACCTGGCATAAAGGCACTGCTCGCCATTGTGGTACTGGAATGGCTGCTTATGGTTGCAGGAGAGTGTGGGGTCCGAGGAGGGACTCGGTGGCTCCTTTTTAACCTTAGCAGGAGGACTGTGAAAAGCTACTGTGGGAGAGAAATGAAAGAGCAAGTTGACACTTTTCTTGTTTATGGAGAGATATTTTTATCAGCCAGTAAAAAGTCAGCCGAGACACCACCGCCTTGTCCTTGTTCAGCTGGCTCTGGGGGAAACAGCTTACTAATACACACAACTGTTCACTTCCCTGAGCTCTACCCTTCCTTTAGTAAGGTTGTGTACACCAACCTTAAAAGGGCAAATCTGAGGTAGTGTTAACCTGCTCTGTGATAATCTAGAGCACTTTGAAAAGGATTTAGAGCAGGGATTTCCCGAGCAGTTCGGGGCTGGGACAGACTTTTTCTGTTATGTCGTAAGGGCGTGCACATGCTCTGTTTTGCAACACACGAAAGTAAAGTTTTGATCTGCATCATGCAAAACCTTCTTTCAGCGACGTATATGGTAAGCATGTCTTGTGAGTAGCGTTACCACCTAGCACTGCACTAAATCATAATGTACTAATATGATGACACATTGTAGATTTCCTGGTAGTATTGTTTGTCCTGTAGGACAATAAATGTAAGGTTTTTGCAGACATAGCTACAAAAGCTGAAGGTTTGCTGTGGGAAAATACCATTATACGCATTGC
The DNA window shown above is from Phalacrocorax aristotelis chromosome 23, bGulAri2.1, whole genome shotgun sequence and carries:
- the ETV4 gene encoding ETS translocation variant 4 isoform X3 encodes the protein MKGHPDQQVPLTFPQPPGRAAPGGGALMGARKRPGAPGLPPARDSEELFQDLSQLQETWLSEAQVPDSDEQFVPDFHSENLAFHSPPAKVKKEPPSPSSDPTLSCNHKQPFQYHNGEQCLYASAYDQPRQAGIKSPNPGPPIQSPLQQFPRQDRSFLTPAGPPHPTSSCGYLNKNSSAYQPPVEMCRSFPSSQGMAQEDPIAYQRQMPEPCLQYPHQGFKQEYHDPQYEQASGAGSSHQYPAAVVIKQEQVDHVFDSDVPGCPSMYINVESYPSHSNTEDILGCSYDKQTRTFTDDVCVVPEKFEAGDIKQEAGGYREGPQYQRRGSLQLWQFLVALLDDPTNSHFIAWTGRGMEFKLIEPEEVARLWGIQKNRPAMNYDKLSRSLRYYYEKGIMQKVAGERYVYKFVCEPEALFSLAFPDNQRPTLKAEFDRQISEEDTVPLSHLDENATYLPDLGSLPPQLYSKGYTY
- the ETV4 gene encoding ETS translocation variant 4 isoform X4, with translation MKGHPDQQVPLTFPQPPGRAAPGGGALMGARKRPGAPGLPPARDSEELFQDLSQLQETWLSEAQVPDSDEQFVPDFHSENLAFHSPPAKVKKEPPSPSSDPTLSCNHKQPFQYHNGEQCLYASAYDQPRQAGIKSPNPGPPIQSPLQQFPRQDRSFLTPAGPPHPTSSCGYLNKNSSAYQPPVEMCRSFPSSQGMAQEDPIAYQRQMPEPCLQYPHQGFKQEYHDPQYEQASGAGSSHQYPAAVVIKQEQVDHVFDSDVPGCPSMYINVESYPSHSNTEDILGCSYDKQTRTFTDDVCVVPEKFEGDIKQEAGGYREGPQYQRRGSLQLWQFLVALLDDPTNSHFIAWTGRGMEFKLIEPEEVARLWGIQKNRPAMNYDKLSRSLRYYYEKGIMQKVAGERYVYKFVCEPEALFSLAFPDNQRPTLKAEFDRQISEEDTVPLSHLDENATYLPDLGSLPPQLYSKGYTY
- the ETV4 gene encoding ETS translocation variant 4 isoform X5, producing MKGHPDQQVPLTFPQQPPGRAAPGGGALMGARKRPGAPGLPPARDSEAQVPDSDEQFVPDFHSENLAFHSPPAKVKKEPPSPSSDPTLSCNHKQPFQYHNGEQCLYASAYDQPRQAGIKSPNPGPPIQSPLQQFPRQDRSFLTPAGPPHPTSSCGYLNKNSSAYQPPVEMCRSFPSSQGMAQEDPIAYQRQMPEPCLQYPHQGFKQEYHDPQYEQASGAGSSHQYPAAVVIKQEQVDHVFDSDVPGCPSMYINVESYPSHSNTEDILGCSYDKQTRTFTDDVCVVPEKFEAGDIKQEAGGYREGPQYQRRGSLQLWQFLVALLDDPTNSHFIAWTGRGMEFKLIEPEEVARLWGIQKNRPAMNYDKLSRSLRYYYEKGIMQKVAGERYVYKFVCEPEALFSLAFPDNQRPTLKAEFDRQISEEDTVPLSHLDENATYLPDLGSLPPQLYSKGYTY
- the ETV4 gene encoding ETS translocation variant 4 isoform X2 produces the protein MKGHPDQQVPLTFPQQPPGRAAPGGGALMGARKRPGAPGLPPARDSEELFQDLSQLQETWLSEAQVPDSDEQFVPDFHSENLAFHSPPAKVKKEPPSPSSDPTLSCNHKQPFQYHNGEQCLYASAYDQPRQAGIKSPNPGPPIQSPLQQFPRQDRSFLTPAGPPHPTSSCGYLNKNSSAYQPPVEMCRSFPSSQGMAQEDPIAYQRQMPEPCLQYPHQGFKQEYHDPQYEQASGAGSSHQYPAAVVIKQEQVDHVFDSDVPGCPSMYINVESYPSHSNTEDILGCSYDKQTRTFTDDVCVVPEKFEGDIKQEAGGYREGPQYQRRGSLQLWQFLVALLDDPTNSHFIAWTGRGMEFKLIEPEEVARLWGIQKNRPAMNYDKLSRSLRYYYEKGIMQKVAGERYVYKFVCEPEALFSLAFPDNQRPTLKAEFDRQISEEDTVPLSHLDENATYLPDLGSLPPQLYSKGYTY
- the ETV4 gene encoding ETS translocation variant 4 isoform X1, which encodes MKGHPDQQVPLTFPQQPPGRAAPGGGALMGARKRPGAPGLPPARDSEELFQDLSQLQETWLSEAQVPDSDEQFVPDFHSENLAFHSPPAKVKKEPPSPSSDPTLSCNHKQPFQYHNGEQCLYASAYDQPRQAGIKSPNPGPPIQSPLQQFPRQDRSFLTPAGPPHPTSSCGYLNKNSSAYQPPVEMCRSFPSSQGMAQEDPIAYQRQMPEPCLQYPHQGFKQEYHDPQYEQASGAGSSHQYPAAVVIKQEQVDHVFDSDVPGCPSMYINVESYPSHSNTEDILGCSYDKQTRTFTDDVCVVPEKFEAGDIKQEAGGYREGPQYQRRGSLQLWQFLVALLDDPTNSHFIAWTGRGMEFKLIEPEEVARLWGIQKNRPAMNYDKLSRSLRYYYEKGIMQKVAGERYVYKFVCEPEALFSLAFPDNQRPTLKAEFDRQISEEDTVPLSHLDENATYLPDLGSLPPQLYSKGYTY